The Salvelinus sp. IW2-2015 linkage group LG15, ASM291031v2, whole genome shotgun sequence genome includes a region encoding these proteins:
- the LOC111974029 gene encoding NFU1 iron-sulfur cluster scaffold homolog, mitochondrial-like, whose amino-acid sequence MVDPGDPFTPYPNLTCSECFFLSLAVRAYQYAGLHWTPLNIGVTRRWPLPLFSIVSARTMFIQTQDTPNPNSLKFLPGRMVLEQGTMDFAAPREAYCSPLARQLLRIDGVKGVFLGTXFITITKTDIDLEWKLIKPDVFAAIMDFFTSGLPVVNEEDTPRANTGMEQTQSLYKALQDMHCRGRIGKTGKYVPIFKRPLNQFLLLQYAY is encoded by the exons ATGGTTGATCCTGGTGATCCATTTACCCCTTATCCGAATTTAACCTGCTCAGAATGTTTTTTCTTAAGCCTTGCTGTGCGTGCATATCAGTATGCTGGACTGCATTGGACTCCACTCAACATTGGTGTCACAAGGAGATGGCCACTGCCACTATTTTCAATTGTTTCTG CAAGGACCATGTTCATTCAGACTCAAGACACTCCCAACCCAAACAGCTTGAAGTTTCTGCCAGGTCGCATGGTCCTCGAACAAGGAACAATGGATTTTGCTGCACCCCGGGAAGCCTATTGCTCACCCCTCGCTAG GCAACTACTTAGAATCGATGGTGTCAAGGGTGTCTTTTTGGGTACTGAKTTCATTACCATAACCAAG ACAGATATAGATCTGGAATGGAAGTTAATCAAACCTGACGTGTTTGCTGCAATTATGGACTTTTTCACCTCTGGACTTCCTGTTGTCAATGAGGAGGACACCCCTCGTGCAAATACAGGCATGGAGCAAACACAATCACTYTATAAGGCTTTGCAAGACATGcactgcagggggcgtattggaaaaactggaaaatatgtgccaattttcaaacggcctcttaatcaatttttgctcttacaatatgcatattaa